A genome region from Panicum virgatum strain AP13 chromosome 4K, P.virgatum_v5, whole genome shotgun sequence includes the following:
- the LOC120703409 gene encoding protein FATTY ACID EXPORT 1, chloroplastic-like isoform X2 has product MKADYTTPVDSVTATEQAGVELEEPAIVAPANEEINTAQEVAPQQKCAKIHDFCLGIPFGGFLFSMGLIGFLFWRTPVSLTFGVAPGLAILALGVLSLKVWRSGKSSLPFILAQAGVAAAVAWKHCQAYTITKKLLPWGFYAALSVAMICFYSYVLLAGGNPPPKKAKAAA; this is encoded by the exons ATGAAGGCAGACTATACCACTCCTGTTGATTCTGTCACTGCTACAGAGCAAGCAGGTGTTGAACTTGAAGAGCCAGCCATTGTGGCACCTGCCAATGAAGAGATAAATACAGCGCAGGAGGTTGCTCCTCAACAAAAGTGTGCAAAAATACATGACTTTTGCCTAGGGATTCCTTTTG GTGGATTTCTGTTTTCTATGGGCCTTATTGGATTTCTATTTTGGAGGACTCCTGTGAGTCTTACTTTCGGTGTCGCACCTGGCCTTGCTATATTAGCCCTTGGCGTGCTTAGCCTTAAGGTTTGGAGAAGTGGAAAATCCAGCTTGCCATTCATACTGGCACAAGCGG GTGTTGCTGCTGCGGTCGCTTGGAAACACTGTCAGGCATACACTATA ACGAAGAAGCTACTTCCCTGGGGCTTCTATGCTGCACTCAG TGTTGCAATGATCTGCTTCTACTCCTACGTTCTCCTTGCTGGAGGGAATCCGCCTCCAAAGAAGGCAAAAGCTGCTGCTTGA
- the LOC120703409 gene encoding protein FATTY ACID EXPORT 1, chloroplastic-like isoform X1 — protein sequence MKADYTTPVDSVTATEQAGVELEEPAIVAPANEEINTAQEVAPQQKCAKIHDFCLGIPFGGFLFSMGLIGFLFWRTPVSLTFGVAPGLAILALGVLSLKVWRSGKSSLPFILAQAGVAAAVAWKHCQAYTIVNQTTKKLLPWGFYAALSVAMICFYSYVLLAGGNPPPKKAKAAA from the exons ATGAAGGCAGACTATACCACTCCTGTTGATTCTGTCACTGCTACAGAGCAAGCAGGTGTTGAACTTGAAGAGCCAGCCATTGTGGCACCTGCCAATGAAGAGATAAATACAGCGCAGGAGGTTGCTCCTCAACAAAAGTGTGCAAAAATACATGACTTTTGCCTAGGGATTCCTTTTG GTGGATTTCTGTTTTCTATGGGCCTTATTGGATTTCTATTTTGGAGGACTCCTGTGAGTCTTACTTTCGGTGTCGCACCTGGCCTTGCTATATTAGCCCTTGGCGTGCTTAGCCTTAAGGTTTGGAGAAGTGGAAAATCCAGCTTGCCATTCATACTGGCACAAGCGG GTGTTGCTGCTGCGGTCGCTTGGAAACACTGTCAGGCATACACTATAGTAAATCaaact ACGAAGAAGCTACTTCCCTGGGGCTTCTATGCTGCACTCAG TGTTGCAATGATCTGCTTCTACTCCTACGTTCTCCTTGCTGGAGGGAATCCGCCTCCAAAGAAGGCAAAAGCTGCTGCTTGA
- the LOC120705118 gene encoding putative cyclin-dependent kinase F-2, translated as MSAAEVETVAASVTDTVAARLAAICDMIQGHRASGTPISARRAAAISAMIDDVAATAAEGRPRAFRQKRRMASARGYKQEGRRLGQQGGSGGVVVMARHRATGRAVAVKSLHRRSGGSYVGDVLREACFTAAGGGHPSLVTFRTVARKPSTTDYSIVTDYVGPSLRAVMGDRGGRPFPEAEVRRIMRQLLAGAAAMHGRGIVHRDVRPDNILVGDGGAVKICNYGAAKSMAEKDPPCYDPAGTCVYVAPEVLVKNADHGELVDSWSLGCVMAELLTGKPPFAGEDEAHQLFKIFDVVGVPCRRAWQALKPQVHDDKVQLWRARQHRRVGLGPRNRLHELIPEETLSGEGFQVLKGLLSCDPEKRLTTATALQCPWFTEDDDDAPVSGRIITVSKIGSMASKSLLLAMSSIGCALAGLLRPKALRL; from the coding sequence atgtccGCCGCCGAAGTTGAGACTGTTGCCGCCTCCGTGACTGACACTGTCGCCGCTCGGCTCGCGGCCATCTGCGACATGATCCAGGGGCACCGCGCCTCCGGGACGCCGATCAGCGCCAGAcgagccgccgccatctccgcgATGATCGAcgacgtcgccgccaccgccgccgagggGAGGCCGAGGGCGTTCAGGCAGAAGCGTCGGATGGCCAGCGCCCGCGGGTACAAGCAGGAGGGCCGCAGGCTCGGCCAGCagggcgggagcggcggcgtcgtcgtcatggcgcgccaccgcgccacgggccgcgccgtcgccgtcaagTCTCTCCACCGCAGGAGCGGCGGGAGCTACGTCGGCGACGTCCTGCGCGAGGCCTGCTTCACGGCAGCCGGCGGGGGCCACCCCTCGctcgtcacgttccgcaccgtCGCGCGCAAGCCCAGCACCACGGACTACTCCATCGTGACGGACTACGTCGGGCCGAGCCTCAGGGCTGTAATGGGtgaccgcggcggccggccgttCCCGGAGGCCGAGGTGCGCCGCATCATGCGGCAGCTgctggccggcgccgcggccatgCACGGGCGTGGGATCGTCCACCGGGACGTCAGGCCCGACAATAtcctcgtcggcgacggcggcgccgtcaAGATCTGCAACTACGGAGCGGCCAAGTCCATGGCCGAGAAGGACCCGCCGTGCTACGACCCGGCCGGAACGTGCGTTTACGTCGCGCCGGAGGTGCTGGTGAAGAACGCCGACCACGGCGAGCTCGTGGACTCGTGGTCGCTCGGCTGTGTGATGGCGGAGCTCCTCACCGGCAAGCCGCCGTTCGCGGGGGAGGACGAGGCGCACCAGCTCTTCAAGATCTTCGACGTGGTCGGCGTGCCGTGCAGGAGGGCGTGGCAGGCACTGAAGCCCCAGGTCCACGACGACAAGGTGCAGCTGTGGCGAGCGCGGCAGCACCGGCGAGTGGGGCTGGGGCCCCGCAATCGACTGCACGAGCTGATCCCCGAGGAGACGCTGTCAGGCGAAGGCTTTCAGGTCCTGAAAGGGCTCTTGTCGTGCGATCCCGAGAAGCGGCTGACGACGGCCACCGCGCTCCAGTGTCCGTGGTTtaccgaggacgacgacgacgctccTGTTTCGGGGAGGATCATCACGGTTTCCAAGATCGGCTCCATGGCCAGCAAGTCGTTGTTACTGGCCATGTCTTCCATTGGATGTGCGCTAGCAGGTTTACTCAGGCCCAAGGCACTGCGGCTGTGA